A part of Schistosoma mansoni strain Puerto Rico chromosome W, complete genome genomic DNA contains:
- a CDS encoding putative mrg-binding protein produces the protein MVDQAGLDVWNLESEIQLFHAILNHKPVGADRHFQMIYVCNLVNSFVSDPISTDDIWKKLGSLYNMEELHDSEVNPFQSKMKEFSLPEEYDSLKSLKYPRVTSNSGISVSRSPRTDSCSQKRTRKSLRSVDSNTTLASSTNSPVTTTVSSVTSREKRR, from the exons ATGGTTGACCAGGCTGGCCTGGATGTATGGAATTTGGAATCCGAGATTCAACTTTTCCATGCAATATTGAATCACAAACCTGTAGGTGCAGATCGTCATTTTCAGATGATATATGTATGCAACCTTGTAAACTCGTTTGTGAGTGACCCAATTAGTACAGATGATATTTGGAAAAAGCTAGGTTCGTTGTATAACATGGAAGAGTTG CATGACTCTGAAGTTAATCCGTTTCAATCAAAGATGAAAGAATTCAGCCTCCCAGAGGAGTATGACTCCCTAAAATCTTTGAAGTATCCCCGTGTGACATCAAATAGTGGCATATCTGTTTCTCGATCTCCACGTACTG attCCTGTAGTCAAAAACGAACAAGGAAATCTTTGCGTTCAGTTGACTCAAATACAACTCTAGCCTCTTCAACTAACTCACCGGTTACTACAACTGTTAGTTCTGTTACGTCACGGGAAAAAAGACGTTGA